The following are encoded together in the Salvia hispanica cultivar TCC Black 2014 unplaced genomic scaffold, UniMelb_Shisp_WGS_1.0 HiC_scaffold_1189, whole genome shotgun sequence genome:
- the LOC125198067 gene encoding uncharacterized protein LOC125198067 has protein sequence MDSSSYSESTSTNGGGSNKDDKLQIANRCHGRYFGLYQRAFRNKDHLIALDNLLAGIGPQIFKDDCAGSSSIDKNDSIMNIYGIVVPEEITAHAPDVVSTKGGASDKKSRIKSSIEKAIEKANKPHRRCGKCHKITDHNARSCGRKET, from the coding sequence GTTCTAACAAAGATGACAAACTACAGATTGCTAACAGGTGTCATGGTCGTTACTTTGGTCTATATCAGCGTGCTTTTAGGAATAAAGATCATTTGATTGCTTTGGATAATTTGCTTGCGGGTATTGGTCCTCAAATCTTTAAAGATGACTGTGCTGGATCGTCGTctattgataaaaatgattcaatcaTGAACATATATGGTATTGTTGTACCTGAAGAAATAACTGCACATGCTCCAGATGTGGTTAGTACAAAAGGAGGTGCAAGTGACAAGAAAAGCAGGATTAAGTCAAGCATAGAGAAAGCAAttgaaaaagcaaataaacctCATAGGCGTTGTGGAAAGTGTCATAAAATTACTGATCATAATGCTAGAAGTTGTGGCAGAAAGGAGACATGa